In Chlorocebus sabaeus isolate Y175 chromosome 5, mChlSab1.0.hap1, whole genome shotgun sequence, one genomic interval encodes:
- the CX3CL1 gene encoding fractalkine, whose amino-acid sequence MAPISLSWLLHLATLCHLTVLLAGQHHGVTKCNITCSKMTSKIPVALLIHYQQNQESCGKRAIVLETRQHRLFCADPKEQWVKDAMQHLDRQAAALTRNGGTFEKQIGLVKPRTTLAARGMEESAVPEPEATGESSSLKPTPSSREAQTALGTSPEQSTGVTGSSGTGIPPTPKAQDGGPVGTELFRVPPVSTAAAWQSSAPHQPGPGLWAEGKTSEAPSTQDPSTQASSTQASTTSSPAPEENTPSEGQPVWGQGQSPRPENSLEREEMGPVPAHTDDFQDWGPGSMAHVSVVPVSSEGTPSREPVVSGSWTPKAEEPIHATMDPQRLGVLITPVPDAQAATRRQAVGLLAFLGLLFCLGVAMFAYQSLQGCPRKMAGEMVEGLRYIPRSCGSNSYVLVPV is encoded by the exons GACAGCACCACGGCGTGACGAAATGCAACATCACGTGCAGCAAGATGACATCAAAGATACCTGTGGCTTTGCTCATCCACTATCAACAGAACCAGGAATCATGCGGCAAACGTGCAATCGT CTTGGAGACGAGACAGCACAGGCTGTTCTGTGCCGACCCGAAGGAACAATGGGTCAAGGACGCGATGCAGCATCTGGACCGCCAGGCTGCTGCTCTGACTCGAAATGGCGGCACCTTCGAGAAGCAGATCGGCCTGGTGAAGCCCAGGACCACCCTTGCCGCCCGGGGAATGGAGGAGTCTGCGGTACCGGAGCCCGAAGCCACAGGCGAAAGCAGTAGCCTGAAGCCAACTCCTTCTTCCCGGGAGGCACAGACGGCCCTGGGGACCTCCCCAGAGCAGTCGACTGGCGTGACTGGTTCCTCAGGGACCGGGATCCCCCCAACGCCAAAGGCTCAGGATGGAGGGCCTGTGGGCACGGAGCTTTTCCGAGTGCCTCCCGTCTCCACTGCCGCCGCGTGGCAGAGTTCTGCTCCCCACCAACCTGGGCCCGGCCTCTGGGCTGAGGGAAAGACCTCTGaggccccgtccacccaggacccTTCCACCCAGGCCTCCTCCACCCAGGCCTCCACTacttcctccccagccccagaggAGAACACTCCGTCTGAAGGCCAGCCTGTGTGGGGTCAGGGACAGAGCCCCAGGCCAGAGAACTCTCTGGAGCGGGAGGAGATGGGTCCCGTGCCAGCACACACAGATGACTTCCAGGACTGGGGGCCTGGCAGCATGGCCCACGTCTCTGTGGTCCCTGTCTCCTCGGAAGGAACCCCCAGCAGGGAGCCAGTGGTTTCAGGCAGCTGGACCCCTAAAGCTGAGGAACCCATCCATGCCACCATGGACCCCCAGAGGCTGGGCGTCCTTATCACTCCTGTCCCTGACGCCCAGGCTGCCACCCGGAGGCAGGCAGTAGGGCTGCtggccttccttggcctcctctTCTGCCTGGGGGTGGCCATGTTCGCCTACCAGAGCCTCCAGGGCTGCCCTCGAAAGATGGCGGGAGAGATGGTGGAGGGCCTCCGCTACATCCCCCGGAGCTGTGGTAGTAACTCATATGTCCTGGTGCCCGTGTGA